TCGACTCGGGCTCCAGGCTTCGTCCTACCTCCTCCGCCCCCCTACCCAGTGACCTTCCTCCGGACAGGGGCAAAAAGCCAATATCCAGGGGCTCCAGCGGCATTTTCTCCGCAAGGGCGAGGGACTCAACCCCCTTTGCAAAGGGGGAAGCCAACTGCCGCCCCGAGGGCAAGGGCTGTGCTGTTTTATTCTTCTCTGTGTCCCATCGGCTAAAGACCCGAGGGATCAGTCAAGGAATTCACCAATCCGTCATCATCGCTTGCTAGCCTCTGCGGCCCGATTCAGGCCCAAAGAGGAGAGCCAGGCGTGTCTAACTTCACCTTACAGATACTGCATCATGCTGATTTTGAAGGCAATACCAATGCCATTGAGGATGCGCCACGGCTCGCGGCCCTGATGGATTACTTCGATGACACTCAGGCCAATACCCTGAAGCTGTCCGGAGGTGACAACTGGATCCCCTCACCCTGGTACAACGCCCAGACCAGCGACCTGAACAGCGCCCTGCAGCAGGCCTATGAGGCGCATTTTGGCCTGCCCACCGGTTCCCTGACCGGGCTTGAGGTCAACCCCGGCAGCCTGGATCAGGCGATTCTCAACCTGCTCGGCATCCAGGCCTCCGCCCTGGGCAACCATGACTTCGACGCCGGCCCGAATGACCTGGCGGCCATTATCGGCTTTAGCGCCGATGCCGGTGCAGACGGCCAGCTGGCCCTGTCCGAGGTGAGCAATGTCGGCTCGCTGTTCCCCTATCTGTCCAGCAACCTGGACTTTTCCGCCCATGCCGAACTCAGTGACCTCTATACCGCGACCCTGCAGGACCTCAGCCAGTTCGGCCTGAACAGCGATCTGCTGGCACCCTATGCCACCGTCCAGGTGGGTGGCGAGACCATCGGCCTGATCGGCGCCACCACGCAACGGCTGCAATCCATCTCCAGCCCCGGTGCTGTCAGCGTCATCGGCGCCAGTGATGACGACATGGCCCTGCTGGCCAGCCAGATTCAGGTCCGGGTGGACGAACTCAGCGCCCAGGGCGTGAACAAGATCATCCTTATGAGCCACCTGCAGGAATACAGCAACGAGCAGGACCTGGCCGGGCGTCTGACTGGGGTGGACATCATCCTCAGCGCCGGCTCCGACGCCATCTTTGCCGATAGCACGGACAGCCTGAAGCCCGGTCACCAGGCCAGCGAGGCCTATCCGCTGCTGCTCAGTGGCGCCGATGGCGCGCCGGTGCTGCAGATCAACACCGATGGCCAGTATCACTACCTGGGCCGCCTGCTGGTGGAGTTCGATGCGCAGGGCCGGGTGATCCCCTCCTCCATCGACCCGGCGCAGTCCGGCGCCTATGCCACCACCGATGCCGTGGTCAGCAGCCTCTACGGCAGCGCCGACCCCTATGCCGAGGGCAGCATGGCCAGCCGGGTGATGCTGTTGACCGATGCAGTGGACGAGGTCATAGGTGAAAAGCTGGCCAATGTCGCCGGTTATAGCAACGTCTTTCTGGATGGTCAGCGCGGCACGGTGCGCAATCAGGAGAGCAACCTGGGCAACCTGACGGCGGATGCCAACCTATATGCCGCCGAGCAATTCCTGCAGGCCAATCCCACGGCCCTGAACCATGCCGATGCCCCGCTGGTATCGCTGAAGAATGGCGGTGGCATCCGCGCCGAGATCGGCCTGGCCTATGGCGTGAGCGGGCCTGAGGCACCGGTTGATGCCGAGATAACCCAGCTGGCCATAGAGACCAGCCTGGCGTTCAACAACGGCCTGGTGCTCTACAGCACCACGGTGGCTGGGCTGAGAAACCTGCTGGAGCACGGCATTGCCAATGCCGGTGAAACCAGCGGCCGCTTCCCCCAGGTCAGCGGTCTGTCGTTTAGCTACGATGCCAGCCAGGCCGAGGGCAGCAAGATCCAGAGCCTGGCCATCACCGACGCTCAGGGCCAGATCGAGCAACTGCTGTTTGCTGAGGGGGATTTTGTCCTGCCCGCCGAGTCCCCGATCAACCTGGTCACCCTCAACTTCCTCGCCGATGGCGATGGCGATGGCTACCCCTTTGCCGCCAATCAGCAGGGCGATCTGGTGCCGCTGTATGACCCCGAGGCCGATGCCGGCTTCAGTACCCCCGGTTACGAACAACAGGCCTTCTACGATTACCTGCAGATCTTCCACGCCACGGCGGCCAGCGCCTACAACCAGGTCGAGACCTCGATGCAGCAGGATAGCCGTATCCAGTCCCTGGCCAGCCGCAGCGATGGCCTGGATGCCGCCACGCCGGAGCTGAGCCTGCTCGGCCGCTACGAAACCGGGCTGTTTGATCAGTCCGCCGCCGAGATCACCGCCTATGACGCCGACAGCGGCTATCTGCTGACGGTGAATGCCCTGGCCGCCCAGGTGGACCTGCTCTCCCTGCAACAGCTGGCGGCCGATGCCGGTGCCGCGCAGATCAAGATCGGCAGCGTCGATCTGAGCAGCTACGGCGCCGGGGTGAACAGTGTTGCCGTGCACAACGGCCTGGCCGCCGTGGCCGTAGAGGCGCAAGAGAAGACCGACAATGGCTCAGTGGTGCTGTTCCGCCTGGCCGACATCGGCAGCGACGGCAGCCTGAATAGCGCCAACATCAAGCAACTCAGTGTCGGTGCCCTGCCGGATATGCTGACCTTCAGTGCCGATGGCAGCCAGCTGCTGGTGGCCAACGAGGGTGAGCCCAATGACGACTACAGCATCGACCCCCTGGGCTCGGTCAGCGTGATTGATATGTCCGTCGGTTTTGACAACCTGAGCCAGGCGCAGGTAACCACCCTGGACTTCAGCGCCTTTAACGACCAGCAGGACGCCCTGCAGGCAGAGGGTGTGCGCATCTTTGGCCGTGACGCCACAGTGGCCAGCGACCTGGAGCCGGAGTACATCGCCCTGTCCGCCGATGGCAGCGAGGCCATTGTCGGCCTGCAGGAAAACAACGCCATCGCCCGCATCGATTTGAGCGGCACGCCGCGTATCCTGGATATCATCCCCCTGGGGCTGAAGGACCACAGCCTGCCCGGCAATGAGCTGGACAGCTCGGATAAGGATCAGGGCATAGACATCGCCAACGCGCCGGTGTTTGGCATGTATCAGCCCGATGCCGTGGTCGGCTTTAGCGTCGCTGGTACGGATTATTACCTGTTTGCCAACGAGGGTGATTCCCGCGACTACGATGGTTTCTCGGAAGAGGCGCGGGTGAAGGACCTGACCCTGGATCCAACCCGCTTTGCCGATGCCGCCAGCCTGCAGGCCGATGACCAGCTCGGCCGCCTGCAGGTGAGCACCGAGGGCGGTGCCGATAGCGATGGCGATGGCGATATCGACCAGCTGCTGGCCTATGGTGGCCGCTCCATCTCCATCCGCAGCGCCGATGGCCAGCTGGTTTGGGACAGCGGTTCCCTGATCGAACAGGCGGTGGCGCAGTACTTGCCCGAGTACTTCAACGCCAGCAACGATGACAACGAACTGGACAGCCGCAGCGACAACAAGGGCCCCGAGCCGGAGGGCCTGGCGGTGGGGCAGATCGGTGATCAGCTGTTTGCCTTTGTCGGCCTGGAGCGGGTCTCCGGCGTGATGACCTTCAACATCAGCGACCCGGCCAACCCCTATCTGGTGGGCTACAGCAACCACCGTGACTTCAGCGCCGATGTGGAAACCGCCGCCGCCGGTGATCTGGGGCCAGAGGGACTGACCTTCATCGACGCCCTGGACAGCCCCAGCGGACAGCCGCTGCTGGTGGTGGCCAATGAGGTCAGCGGCAGCATCAGCCTGTATCAGATCAGCGCCCCCAGCAATCAGGCCCGCTTTGACGCAGCCAGCGGCCAGCTGATCCTGCCGGAACTGAGCCTGAACTCGGCACTGGCTGACAGCTATCAGGCCCGCTTCAATCTGGTCAACTCCAGCCAGACCATCCAGCTACAGCTGGACCTGACCAGCCTGAGCGCGGTGGAGAACAACCCCCTGCTGGCCAACGCCGTGTTCAGCAATGGCCGCCTGGATATACCGCAGGTGGAGATACTGGGCCAGCACTACGCCGTTGAGCTGCAACTGATCGGCGATAACTACCTGTTTGAGCTGAGCAGCTTCAGCCTGCTGTAAGACCTGACACCCAGGTAAAGAAAGGGACGCAGAGCACGCAGAGTAAAAATCCACACCCTCAGCAGGCCAACTGTAGCTTGGATGAAGCGCAGCGGCATCCAGGGTTGGCGCTGCAACCTCTGCGCCTCTTTTCAGTCTTTGGCCTCAGAGCCATGCGGCGTGCGGGAATGCGCAGGGAAATTGGGGGCGGCCCGGTGATCAACCCAGATTACGCTGGACCA
This is a stretch of genomic DNA from gamma proteobacterium SS-5. It encodes these proteins:
- a CDS encoding choice-of-anchor I family protein translates to MSNFTLQILHHADFEGNTNAIEDAPRLAALMDYFDDTQANTLKLSGGDNWIPSPWYNAQTSDLNSALQQAYEAHFGLPTGSLTGLEVNPGSLDQAILNLLGIQASALGNHDFDAGPNDLAAIIGFSADAGADGQLALSEVSNVGSLFPYLSSNLDFSAHAELSDLYTATLQDLSQFGLNSDLLAPYATVQVGGETIGLIGATTQRLQSISSPGAVSVIGASDDDMALLASQIQVRVDELSAQGVNKIILMSHLQEYSNEQDLAGRLTGVDIILSAGSDAIFADSTDSLKPGHQASEAYPLLLSGADGAPVLQINTDGQYHYLGRLLVEFDAQGRVIPSSIDPAQSGAYATTDAVVSSLYGSADPYAEGSMASRVMLLTDAVDEVIGEKLANVAGYSNVFLDGQRGTVRNQESNLGNLTADANLYAAEQFLQANPTALNHADAPLVSLKNGGGIRAEIGLAYGVSGPEAPVDAEITQLAIETSLAFNNGLVLYSTTVAGLRNLLEHGIANAGETSGRFPQVSGLSFSYDASQAEGSKIQSLAITDAQGQIEQLLFAEGDFVLPAESPINLVTLNFLADGDGDGYPFAANQQGDLVPLYDPEADAGFSTPGYEQQAFYDYLQIFHATAASAYNQVETSMQQDSRIQSLASRSDGLDAATPELSLLGRYETGLFDQSAAEITAYDADSGYLLTVNALAAQVDLLSLQQLAADAGAAQIKIGSVDLSSYGAGVNSVAVHNGLAAVAVEAQEKTDNGSVVLFRLADIGSDGSLNSANIKQLSVGALPDMLTFSADGSQLLVANEGEPNDDYSIDPLGSVSVIDMSVGFDNLSQAQVTTLDFSAFNDQQDALQAEGVRIFGRDATVASDLEPEYIALSADGSEAIVGLQENNAIARIDLSGTPRILDIIPLGLKDHSLPGNELDSSDKDQGIDIANAPVFGMYQPDAVVGFSVAGTDYYLFANEGDSRDYDGFSEEARVKDLTLDPTRFADAASLQADDQLGRLQVSTEGGADSDGDGDIDQLLAYGGRSISIRSADGQLVWDSGSLIEQAVAQYLPEYFNASNDDNELDSRSDNKGPEPEGLAVGQIGDQLFAFVGLERVSGVMTFNISDPANPYLVGYSNHRDFSADVETAAAGDLGPEGLTFIDALDSPSGQPLLVVANEVSGSISLYQISAPSNQARFDAASGQLILPELSLNSALADSYQARFNLVNSSQTIQLQLDLTSLSAVENNPLLANAVFSNGRLDIPQVEILGQHYAVELQLIGDNYLFELSSFSLL